One genomic region from Chthonomonas calidirosea T49 encodes:
- a CDS encoding P-II family nitrogen regulator, with protein MKRIEAIIRPSRLDAVKIALGEIGVTGMSVQDVRGSGRQQGHRESYRGAEYAIPLPIKVKLEIVARDEEVEAIVETILRHARTGEPGDGKIFILPADDAVRIRTEERGEEAI; from the coding sequence TTGAAAAGGATAGAGGCGATTATTCGGCCCAGTCGGCTCGATGCGGTGAAGATCGCTTTGGGCGAGATTGGGGTTACAGGTATGTCGGTGCAGGATGTGCGCGGAAGCGGACGTCAACAGGGGCATCGGGAGAGCTATCGGGGGGCGGAATACGCTATTCCGTTGCCCATTAAGGTGAAGTTAGAGATCGTAGCCCGTGATGAGGAGGTCGAAGCGATCGTAGAGACCATTCTGCGCCACGCTCGCACCGGCGAGCCAGGAGATGGCAAAATTTTCATTCTGCCGGCCGACGATGCGGTGCGTATTCGCACAGAGGAACGGGGCGAAGAGGCCATCTGA
- a CDS encoding P-loop NTPase — protein MLDQAHGLRALASQNRDERKAATSPSLTEKSSETFAQAVVTPPAQVRRARVIAVTSGKGGVGKTNFSSNLSLALAETGNRVIVVDADLGLANLHVVLGIYPQYNLEHVTHGDRSLREVLCPGPNGIRIVAGASGLAELADLDAIRREALIESLGELDALADVVLIDTGAGLARNVLAFLCAAGEVLVVTTPEPTALTDAYAIIKTVYHENPQSRLMLAVNMAQNEAEARSAQERVVSIARRFLGTEVVSLGSIPHDPVVGQAVRNGKPFLLSYPSSPAARAVRKIAHQLTYSAPAPAEVEGVGGLLNRMQRFFNRHLGGR, from the coding sequence ATGCTAGACCAAGCGCATGGACTTCGGGCTTTGGCAAGTCAGAATCGGGATGAGAGAAAGGCAGCTACAAGTCCATCTCTTACCGAGAAGAGCTCCGAGACGTTTGCGCAGGCCGTCGTCACCCCACCCGCGCAGGTGCGCAGAGCGCGCGTTATCGCTGTTACGAGCGGTAAAGGAGGGGTTGGCAAAACGAACTTTTCTTCCAACCTGTCCCTTGCTCTAGCCGAAACCGGCAACCGTGTGATCGTTGTGGATGCCGATCTCGGCTTGGCCAATCTCCATGTGGTGTTAGGCATCTACCCACAATATAACTTAGAGCACGTAACGCACGGCGATCGGTCGTTGCGCGAGGTACTTTGCCCAGGTCCTAACGGCATTCGCATTGTGGCTGGCGCCTCGGGATTAGCGGAACTTGCCGATCTCGATGCCATCCGTCGTGAAGCCCTTATTGAGAGCCTAGGAGAGCTTGATGCGTTAGCAGACGTCGTGCTTATAGACACAGGAGCCGGCTTGGCCCGAAATGTGCTGGCTTTCCTCTGTGCTGCCGGAGAGGTGTTGGTGGTTACCACGCCGGAGCCAACGGCCCTAACCGACGCCTACGCAATTATCAAAACGGTCTATCATGAGAACCCCCAGTCGCGCCTTATGCTGGCAGTCAATATGGCGCAAAACGAGGCAGAAGCCCGTTCCGCCCAGGAGCGCGTCGTCTCCATCGCACGCCGTTTTCTGGGAACAGAGGTGGTGTCTCTTGGAAGCATTCCTCACGACCCTGTAGTGGGGCAAGCTGTGCGAAACGGCAAACCGTTTTTATTGAGCTATCCCTCCTCGCCTGCGGCACGCGCCGTGCGAAAGATAGCCCATCAGCTTACCTACTCTGCCCCGGCACCGGCGGAAGTGGAAGGGGTAGGAGGACTCCTAAATCGCATGCAACGTTTCTTTAACAGGCATCTTGGAGGGCGTTAA
- a CDS encoding DUF6785 family protein, with product MAVSPSNLSQSKETPARSALSLKALLIGLICVGVTCVLVCYAELVVGKIQIGYLQLPPVVVGMLALILGIQAILRKLSERLSLAQHELYTIYVMMLLASMVSSRGIMEKLIPLLVVPNYFASPTNGWASMFFKWIPKWAVPWDPHGPPKQFVAARFFDGLRPGEHIPWALWAFPLAAWGLFVGLLFTAFLCLAALLRRQWADNERLTFPLAQLPLEMIRGENITIGGSTQPSFLKNRLMWLGFAIPAFVFGLKGLHQYAPAVPDITTDFDLNSLLFSQPPYNSAIGFFHVYISFMAIGFFYLLPSDLLFSLWFFFLLTRLEDILGARFGYQFPTMPMYGCKTYQGYQFIGCYLTLVGYMIYTARPYLRAIWSALWTWRRPVCLPGEENELLPYRFATFGLVGSVLLLALWLHLLGMSYWLALFELGVGIFVIALVMARSTSEAGMLMTETCFRPTDIYRMVGDLRNLGPANLTSLAFLDAVMLRDQRGLILTGFLDSMKLADGLSVRRRTLVPVFLLAFITALLVSGYYSIHLPYTYGAVQMYSYVYQGNPVWAFTDAASTMNHTNPNIQFFDILNFGIGILVTVLIVALRSRLPWFPFHPLGYALSGSWTMMVFWFPCLVAWVLKSLIIRYGGMKLYARLRPLFLGAVLGEFIMAILFTVPAIFNRFTPTPTFPWP from the coding sequence ATGGCGGTTTCGCCCAGCAATCTTTCACAATCTAAAGAGACACCCGCGCGAAGTGCCCTTAGCTTGAAAGCGCTTCTCATTGGGCTTATCTGCGTGGGTGTTACTTGTGTGCTTGTTTGCTACGCCGAACTCGTCGTCGGGAAAATTCAGATAGGCTACCTGCAGCTTCCCCCTGTCGTAGTGGGCATGTTGGCCCTGATCTTAGGCATACAAGCCATCCTCCGCAAGCTTTCGGAGCGCCTCAGTTTGGCTCAACATGAACTCTACACCATCTACGTCATGATGCTGTTGGCATCCATGGTCTCTTCTCGCGGCATTATGGAGAAGCTCATCCCTCTCCTCGTGGTGCCAAACTACTTTGCTTCTCCCACAAACGGGTGGGCCAGCATGTTTTTTAAATGGATTCCGAAATGGGCGGTTCCCTGGGATCCGCACGGCCCTCCAAAACAGTTTGTTGCCGCCCGCTTTTTCGATGGCCTACGCCCAGGAGAGCACATCCCTTGGGCACTCTGGGCTTTTCCTCTTGCAGCTTGGGGGCTATTTGTCGGGCTGCTCTTCACTGCTTTTCTCTGCCTTGCCGCCCTCCTAAGACGCCAATGGGCCGATAATGAGCGTCTCACCTTTCCTCTTGCGCAACTTCCCTTAGAGATGATCCGTGGAGAGAACATCACCATAGGGGGCAGTACTCAACCAAGCTTCCTTAAGAATCGCCTCATGTGGCTGGGCTTCGCCATCCCAGCTTTTGTATTTGGCCTTAAAGGGCTACATCAGTACGCCCCCGCTGTGCCCGACATCACAACCGACTTCGATCTTAACAGCTTGCTTTTTTCGCAACCGCCCTACAATAGCGCCATTGGCTTTTTTCATGTCTATATCTCGTTTATGGCCATTGGCTTTTTCTACCTACTGCCTTCCGACCTTCTCTTTTCCCTGTGGTTCTTTTTTCTGCTGACCCGTCTGGAGGACATTCTCGGAGCCCGCTTCGGCTATCAGTTTCCTACCATGCCCATGTACGGCTGTAAAACCTATCAGGGCTACCAGTTTATAGGCTGTTATCTCACGCTCGTGGGCTACATGATCTACACCGCACGTCCCTATCTTCGAGCTATCTGGAGCGCTTTGTGGACATGGAGGCGGCCCGTCTGTTTGCCGGGTGAAGAGAACGAGTTGCTACCCTATCGCTTTGCTACCTTCGGCCTCGTAGGCAGTGTACTGCTGCTCGCGTTATGGCTGCACCTGCTGGGCATGAGCTACTGGCTTGCTCTCTTCGAGCTCGGAGTCGGCATATTCGTTATCGCCCTCGTCATGGCACGTAGTACCTCCGAGGCAGGCATGTTGATGACCGAAACCTGCTTTCGTCCCACCGATATCTATCGAATGGTAGGTGATCTACGCAACCTAGGTCCGGCGAATCTCACCTCCTTAGCCTTTCTAGATGCGGTGATGCTACGTGACCAACGCGGACTGATTCTTACCGGCTTCCTCGACTCGATGAAACTTGCCGATGGTCTATCTGTGCGCCGTCGAACTCTTGTGCCGGTTTTCCTACTGGCATTCATCACAGCCCTGCTTGTTTCCGGCTACTACAGCATCCACCTGCCCTACACCTACGGCGCTGTTCAAATGTATAGCTACGTCTATCAGGGCAATCCGGTTTGGGCTTTCACCGATGCGGCCTCTACCATGAACCACACCAACCCCAATATTCAGTTCTTCGATATACTCAATTTTGGGATAGGAATTTTGGTAACGGTGCTGATAGTCGCATTGCGTAGCCGCTTGCCTTGGTTTCCATTTCATCCTCTAGGCTATGCGCTCTCCGGTAGTTGGACGATGATGGTGTTTTGGTTTCCTTGTCTTGTTGCGTGGGTTTTAAAATCGCTGATCATCCGGTATGGCGGCATGAAGCTCTACGCACGCCTGCGCCCTCTCTTTCTGGGAGCTGTGTTGGGCGAGTTCATCATGGCTATTCTCTTCACCGTACCGGCCATCTTCAACCGCTTTACACCCACTCCTACCTTCCCTTGGCCATAG